Within the Kwoniella dejecticola CBS 10117 chromosome 5, complete sequence genome, the region AGCTAAATTGATGCACCAATATACGACTTCTCCGCCTGCCGATCCTCTGAGACAGGCTCAGTCGGATTTGAACAATGTGTGAGTGTCAGTCGGATGCTGGACTCTGGCGACTACATTCAGAGCCTCAAGGTCGAACAGCTTTCCCTATATCAGCAAGATTCGATCTCCCCTCCTTCCGTTCCAGTCCTATGCATGATATCATTACTGACCAAACCTTTTTTTCGGTTGGTCTTAGCAAAGATATAATGGTACAAAACATCGACTCGATCTTACAGCGAGGCGAACGCCTAGATCTCTTGGTGGACAAGACCGACACCTTAGCCGGACAAGCATATGCGTTCAGACGAGCAGCGAGGAATGTAAGGCGACAGCAGTGGTGGAAGAATGCTAGGATAACGGCTTTGACGGGATTCGTATTTGTTGTGAGTCATCTTGTCCTCATTTCAGGCGTCTTATACTCCAGGAAGAACCATCAAGGTCCAGTCCCATCATCAGTAccagtacgagtacgagtacgagtaccaGTACAAAACCCTATTCAacaagagctgatcaaatgTGCCGCGTCCGTTCGATAGTTGATTCTCTACGTTTTCATCGCGCAATTCTGCGGAGCTTCTTTGACGCATTGTAAGAATTAATAAAATTGGTCTCGGTCCCGGACCCTTCCTCGGAGTAGAGCTTGCCACGGTCAATAATCGCTCTCTTCGGCAGGCCTTGCGAGAGCAAGGCCGTTATTCGTTGTGTATCGTCTTGACCGGTTGTGCATATAATTTGATGCCTTTTGTTTGTTATGCTCATGTATGATGTTGTATATCGTCCTGCATAATCCTTCTCCGCAAGGTGCGATGACTCTCACGTGAATTATCTGACCCTCAAGAAATGCGCGCTTTACTCGAGAGTGTAGGATCGTACAATACATTGAATATAACGAAAGACATGCTCCAACATCCTATGGATTTGCGTTCTTAGAGGCAGCatctctcttcatccgcttGACTGCTTTGGCTTTATTTATAGCCTGTCTCTCACCGAAGCCCGAATCGTGCATTTCCTAAATACCGTCGGTtatgatcatcgtcaattaGCCATCGAAGCTTCAAAATGTCCTTTGTCCTTTGAGGGCGCACCACAGCCAGctcaagcgagaaagagagcgaaagtacagtacagtgacggagaaagaggaaaaggaagagaaagagaaagagaaagagaaagagagaaagagaaagagaaagagaaagagaaagagaaagagaaagagggacaCTCACCATAGTAGCCATCCTCCTAGCCAACGCTACTTTATTCAAACTCTCCAAAACCGTCTCTTCCGGTAAACTCAATTCACTCAATTGGACCTTGATATTCccctcaatcatcttcaccaGATCAACATCCTTCTCAGTAACGATGGTTATCGCTATACCGCCTCTTCCTGCTCTCGCCGTTCGTCCGACTCGGTGGATATAATCATCCGATTTCCTAGGACAGTCCCAGTTGATGACCATCGATACTTCCGGTATATCCAGACCCCTCGACCCCACATCCGTAGTAACTAACACACGCACTTCCTGCGCTCTGAATTTTGCCAAGCTCGCCAAACGCTGCGGTTGGGTCAGGTGCGAATGCAGAGGAACAGAGGGTATATCCAGCTGATCCAATAATAAGTGAAGTAAGTGTGCGGTGGCACACCGTTGAGTGAAGATGATTGTAGATGGTATATCggcttgttgagcttcctcatcgtcttcaggCATGATgtttttcctcttcttgctaTTGCCACCTTTCCTGTTTTTGCGCTGGTGCTCAATCTCGTCCACCTTTCTAGGTTTGGCGCGAAGggcgatatcgatatcgtccgGCGGATGGTGTAAGAGGTAAAGTAAATATGGGTCTCGGATTTGGGAAGGTATGAACAGGTATTTTTGCTTCAATTTCGATACTGTCATCGTACTGCCCCAAAAAAAGGATTGTCAGTTGGCATTACATGTGAATGACGGgaaatcaaatcagctcactCAGATTCGACGCGATAAACGAATGGTTTCTCTTTGCCCGCTGAAGGGGGTTTGTTGGCTAGTTCCATGATCGCTTCGCTGACTGTAGCAGTGAACAAGCATGTCTGACGCTTGGGCGGTATTTGCGAGAATAGATATGCCAATTCAGGAGCGAATGTCGGAGTCAACAGTCGATCCGCTTCATCCAGTACCTACGTGAGAAATTGTAATGTCAAAAACTATTCGACGAACTCAATGAAGCATGACGAGCGGTATACTTACCAATGTCCTGACTCTGCTTAATTTACCTTGACCCATCCCATCACTCCGCAATAAATCGCATAATCGCCCAGGGGTAGCTACGATGATATGGGGACGTTTCTCCAATTGTTGGGCTTGCGTCATCATGTCCATTCCTCCTACTATCGTGGCAGTCGTCAGACCTAGCGGCTTGCCAATTACCAGGAATTGTTCAGATAATTGATACGCCAATTCCCTGAGCACATGGAAATAAAGTGTCTCTTCTGTCAGCGCTGAATTTTCATCGGTAGTCACATCGCGGTCAGGTCAACTCACCTAGTTGGAGTCAGCACTACAGCCCAAACACCAAATGGATCTCTTGCTATTCGTTCGACTATCGGTAAGGCAAATGCCATAGTCTTACCACTTCCCGTCTTAGCACCTCCGATGCAATCTCGACCTGTAGCCAAGACAAACGCACGAGCTCGTTCAGCTAATCTGGCCTAGCTAATTATGAGTTGAGGGCTAAAGAAAGAGGGGTGGGAAGCAAGAGCTCACCGGATAGTATAGCGCTGATACAGGCAGATTGGATCTCAGTAGGttgactgatattgataGATCTCAAAGCTGTGATAAGGGGCTGAGAAAGGCCGAGGGATGCGAAGGTGGTTTCTGCCGATGGTTTTGGATTGGCCGAAAAAGCTGCTTGAGGATCCGTTTTCACAGGTTGACCAATCGTTCGAGATGTCAGTGGAGCGGCTGAGCGTGATGGTAAGATGACTCGCGAGGTAGAGGCTACTCCCTTGAGTGTGGGCGGCGAGTGTCTCTTAGTCTCTTCGACATTTTCGCTTCCAGATTCTTCGCCCGCTATGCGAATTCGTTTCCGCTCGTTCTGATTCAATTCCACCGGGTCCTTGAGAACCTCGCCATCCTCAGTCTGcgcctcatcctcgctctcaccctcactttcatcttcttcatcgtccagATCAGATCCTGAATCTAACGATGAGCCtccctcatcgtcctccgaTACTACTTCTctgcccttgcccttgtctttcccttgccCTCCACCGTTTCGAGCAGCCAACATGGCCTTCATCACCTGGCTAGAATCGAGCGTCAGACCTGATGACTCAGGTCGGTCATTCGCACTCTGGCTTGGCATCTTCTTTGCGGTCGTCATTCTCACCTTGCGCTTGCGCTTGTGAGTCTTCTTCCAAAAGAAATGAGCGAATGGGCATTGTCAGATATCTGTTGAAGCAGATTTGTTATTGTTTTTTGCTTCTAGGCTTAGGTTACTCTTTATTTTGCCGCTTGGCTGACCCAAAAATCTTTTATTTCGCGGGGCACCGTGATCTTGATAGCTATATTTGATTCCGTTTCTTACCGGCATTCGGTAAACTACGAGTGATGAGTGAATTGGTCGTCTGCCGTGCTGTGGATGACGTTGGCTGGCCTTAAACCAGTCCTTCTCTGTCATTGACATCCTGTGCTTGTGTATATGAAAGGCAGTgatcaaagaggatgagggacCGATAAAGAGACTAGGTAAGATGGCACCTCCGAACCCAGCCTCGCAGGGCATATCGGTAGACCCTAATCCACCTATAATTCTCCAATCTTCGGAACTcgtctcttcccttcctgcCCCCTTTCTTCGACTCCTCGTGCTGTTCGCCCGACCGATATCGCTCTTCCGGACAACGCTGGAGATATTACTCTGGAGAAATGGTAGGAGGGCACAGAGCTGGATGATCGTCGGAGCTTGGTGGGCATTGTGTCTCGGCTCAAGCCATGcattcaggtgagtctgcgtcACCTTTCCGTACCCCGGAATTATGGATAATCTGTCTAACGAGCAACTCGGATCACAGGTACCTCCTACCAGCTCTGAtcttcatcccattcttACCGCTCGAGAAGCTTCGCCATCGATCTCTCCCGAAACAACCCTCAAAGAACACAATTCACGAGCCCTCAACTTCCGATACCCTCTTGATCACTTTATCAGATATCAACGCAATCTACGCCCTTCTGCCTCCTTCCCCCTTGAACAAAACGAGCGCCAGCTACGAACGATTCCGACAGCTGGGTCCTGTGCGCCTGGCTCGAGGACTTGTCGTCTTATGGATTACATGGATCGCATTAGGCCATATCATAGGCTACAAAAGCCTCTTAGGTATCCTCGGCTCCATCGTATTGTTATTACCTTCACCGCCCCTCGCTCACTTGACCGACCTCCTCTCGAAATCGCTGTTCATCCGAAGATCACTCGCATTGATATTCCTATTCATCTTCGGTTCTCCTCCTGAGACGTCTTACCGCTTTTCGTTCTCCCATTTCTCGCCTACCGGATGGCTCAAGTCGAAATGGACGACTTCGCGCAGACCATCCCTggccttctccttcagacCCAAATTCGCCGGTAGTAGTAGCGGCTCTTTACCTTCCGGATCGGCACTTGACGACTCTGATGAGACCCAGCATGAAGGAGATGCAGCagagaaagcggaagagCCGATATACTTCAAATTCGAATTACACGAGAATCAACGATGGTGGATGGGTTTAGATTGGACGTCGGCTTTATTACCGAATGAAAGACCATCGTGGTGCGATAATCACCTACAACCCGTCTCTCCTCCTCAATCATTCACCCTcccccctccttcctccatcaTTACCCCTGATCCGACCCTCAACGATCCCGCAGGTAGGGTACTGCGCACGACCAGTTGGAAATGGTTAGATGACGAGTGGTTAATTGTCAAACAAGGTCCAGGCTTAGCAAATTCCAACTCTACCACTGCAGGGACTATACAAGCGTCACCCACGATCCCGGATGACGGAGGCTTCAACGTCCCTTCGTTGCAGAAAGAAGGgtctacttctacttctgcttctggaCCTGCAGGGGGAGGGAGCTCAAGTAGACCTACATCATTCATATCGACTTTCGgatcatctccaccttcaacGACGGAAGAAACCCTCTCGCCAGGTGTAAGAGCCCAGTCTATAGCGGAACAAGCGTTTACAAAAGGCCTAGAACGTCTCAAAGCGCGTGCAGCACCTGCTTCAGGCAGTGCTCAAGGTAATTCACCTAGAAAACAGTCAGCCGATACGACGAGTTTCAGAGCTAGAACGATGTCCCAAACAAGCGATGAATcacaccatcaccatcataaTGCAGATGACGGTCACAGCTCGCAGAGCGGGAATGTCAATGTGAACGTGCAGATCCCGGTGGGAGAGGTCATAGTGGACAAAGACGATGCGACGGATACTGATGGATGGGTATATGGGGATAATAAATGGGAAGGTATGGGCGCGAAAGGAGGTTTGGGCAAAGTGAGTTGCTTGCTtatctctctctttcgactTCACATCCAGTAGACTTTCAAAATACTGATCGTTGCGTCACCCCAGTTCACAAGACGACGCCGATGGACTCGACGAGCGGTATTGATGGAGACAAGCATAAAGCTCAAATCGGAATTACAAGCACAAGCAGAAGCACCTCCTTTGatcgttccttcttctgcctctacACCTGTTCGGAATAGTTCCACTTCGACCACTACTACCACAACACCTGGAAAATCAAAAGCCGCTCCACCTGTTGGCTTAGCCACGAAGACTGAGGAATTGGGCGCTGCGAAGCCGAAAGTCCTTGGGGCTGATCTGATTAGGGTAAAATCGAAAGACAGTCACGAAGAGAATCCCAGTCTAGTGGGCACCACAAATGTCAGTGCATTGGCTAGTGCGAGTGCGGGTGCAGGTGGAAGTACGTTATCAACGGGGACCGGTACAGGGACGCAAAGTAGAGATGATGTCCtcaggtcgaggttgaagaAAGCTATGGGTTCTGTAGGTGGGTAGGAcgctgtactgtacatgtgTCAGATATATAATGCATTGTTCTGTGTGATGCTTAATCAGTACCTGTCGATTGAGCATAAGTCGAAGATCACGACCAGCACATTGCTTCGTGTCTGACACTCACACTGCTCATCTCCATAGCCAGCTCGCTATCACGACCACGACCATAGTGCGGAATTGGAAGCATGAACGTGTGTGCGTGTGTCATTAACATTGACCGACGGCTACTTTACGGTGCAAAGGGGATCTCGGTCAAAGCGTTCTATTTTCAGGCACCAGCACGACATTAATATTGCATTTCCACTAATAATGAGGAGTAAGCAACATTTTCCTTTCGCACTCTTGTCGTTGATATTCACTCGTCTCTTTGTATGCTTACGTCTTTTGTCAGACGTATCAAGCTACCTCAATCGAATATCCCAAGTAGATAcctcaagatgtctttcgGTCAATTGGAACCTAATGAAAAAGGTATGTCACCCGTGATTCGCATACTCCAAATTACCAAGTGATTGAAATGCAGCAGAGCTGACACCAATGTATGACGGGATATAGTCCTTGTTGGATGTATTGGTGGATCGGGGTTGTACCACCTCGACAACTTGACTTTCGTGTGAGTGACTCATCTCTCAGACTCCCTTTCTCGGTTCGCAGAGTATCTTCGCATTGTGACATCCGTGATCACATCGCCATTGGAGCTGACTTGTCTCGTCCCTTTTCGTGATGAATTAGTAAAAAGCTCGATATCACTACACCATGGGGCAAACCCTCCTCGCCCATAAccatctcctccctcccCTCTGGCGCCTTGATCGCATTCATCTCGCGTCACGGGGCGCACCACACGATCACCCCCACCGAGGTCCCCGGGCGGGCTAATATCGCTGCGCTGAAACATATCGGCGTAGAAGCCATCGTCGCTTTCTCAGCCGTCGGTTCCCTCAGAGAAGAGATCGCTCCTGggcatttcatcattcccgaccagatcatcgacaGGACGAAAGGCATTAGAGAAGATACGTTCTTCCGGGGTGAAGGTGTGGTAGTACACTCGATGTTCGGGGAACCGTTCTCCAAGAAACTCTCGGAATTTGTCGCTCCCAAAGTCCAGAAGATCCTTAGTGAGGCCGAGGGCGAGGTGAAGGTACATACTGGGAAGACTGTTGTTTgtatggaaggtgagtctgagaCCGACCTCTAAGGTCGAGATTTGGAGATTGTGAGAAGTCGACTTGCGCGGAGAAAGATATCGTGCTGCCTCATCAAGGTTAACGGGGACAAGTTGTCTTGTGAGATGCTAATGCCGACTTCTGTGATGATCGACCAGGCCCCGCTTTCTCGACCAGAGCCGAATCGCTCATGTACAGACAATGGGGAGgagacatcatcaacatgtCGGTCATCCCAGAAGCCAAACTTGCTAGAGAAGCTGAGCTCGAGTGAGTCTATCTTCCGTTTTGTTCCAGTCCCTCTTGATTACCCTGTCATCCAAGAACCACTGTCGAAATCATAATACGTACCAACACACCACactttctcgatcatcgtcGCGAGAGCTAagtcatgctgatcaagcTTCAATCTCGTAGCTACACCCTTATCTGCACTTCCACCGACTTCGACGCCTGGCGAGTCGGAGAAGCCCCCGTCACCGTAGAAGAGGTAATCAAGACTCTGCATACCAACGCCGGCAACTCTCGAGCCGTTGCAGCCGGCATCCTTCAAGACGTGCACGATGTTGTCGCCGAGGGTAAAGTCTTGAATGAGATTAAAGGATCTATGAAATACGCCTGTATCACTCGATTAGAGGTGAGTTTCCGCCATGACGTTCTGACCACTCTtcgtttcttcctctttgttctCCTGTTTCGAAAGTCGCTCGCTCGCTTCTTTGGGTTCTCCACCTTAACCGAAAATTTCTCGTACAATTCCGTTCACTTTGACTGCTTTCCTCGTTCCCCtgacccagacccagacccagaccctAAGCCTGAACCTGCGCCTGACCCACTTTCTGTTCATCCCATCACAGGACATGAAACGCAACTTTACTGACACATACCAATCCGACTTGTTGTCGCAGTCTCAACCTGAAGCTGCCCGAAAGAAGTTCGCCTACATCTTGCCTTATTTCGCGGACGAACAATAGATAGACTAGAGTGCAATAGACGAAAATGTCTCGTTAGTCTGTGGAGAAGTAGACAGTATAACATAGGATAGACTAGACTAGAACTCAACCCAGACGTTGATGTTAATGTTCATACCTGCAGAATTGTCATGTCGCACAATTATGTATGGGATATACATTCTGTTCTCATATCGCGTCTGGCATCAAACACGTAGAATATACAACATAATCATCAAGAGTCTACTCTTATTCCATCCTTTGAAAACCCTGATGGTGAAttcatcaaagctgattgttcaATACTGTACATAGTTATTGGCTTTCTCCGAATCATCCCTTTCTGCCAAGATCAGAGGTccattcttcctccgctCGAACTCGTCCCAATCTTGTTCATCGATTCACCTAAACGCGAtccaccatacaccatacaccaatcaccaatcaccgTTCTTTGCAATCCACTAAAACCCAAGCCCCGTCCCACCTCCTGGTCGTTGAGCCAGACACCTTTGTACACTCATCTCAAATGGCGTTCTTCCCCCTTGACCCTTTTTCACCACTAGACCATACCCTTCTTTCGTAGTCTTGATTATCCCTCCTActcctgatccttcttctcctacACCTAGTCCTGTTGAAGGGGACAACAAATTGTTATACGTCATCGACGACGAGTACGTCCTATTCAACcctccacctcctcttctttgttgATCTCCATTCGCGCTTGATAAAGATAAATCCTTAAGGGTCTTCACTAAGCTCTCATGCGATTCTCTATAATCTCCATTAGTCAATCCTACCCTCAttcctccctctccctctccatgctcattctcatgcTCATTTTCTGGGAgattttggttttgattTTGGAGATCGGCAGGGTTCATCTCCCATCGaggtcttctcgccttcttgTTACTCGGCAAGAACCTCGAAATGAGATAAACCGTCTCAGGGATATTGGCGTGTCCCAGGGAATTGTGATACGTCGTTGGATCCGTCGTACTAGACATCTTGGAAGCTTGGGCCGCAGCTTCC harbors:
- a CDS encoding S-methyl-5'-thioadenosine phosphorylase encodes the protein MSFGQLEPNEKVLVGCIGGSGLYHLDNLTFVKKLDITTPWGKPSSPITISSLPSGALIAFISRHGAHHTITPTEVPGRANIAALKHIGVEAIVAFSAVGSLREEIAPGHFIIPDQIIDRTKGIREDTFFRGEGVVVHSMFGEPFSKKLSEFVAPKVQKILSEAEGEVKVHTGKTVVCMEGPAFSTRAESLMYRQWGGDIINMSVIPEAKLAREAELDYTLICTSTDFDAWRVGEAPVTVEEVIKTLHTNAGNSRAVAAGILQDVHDVVAEGKVLNEIKGSMKYACITRLESQPEAARKKFAYILPYFADEQ